In Immundisolibacter sp., the genomic window GGCGTTGAAGTCGTGGTCCAGCACGACGAATGAGTGGCCACCCTCGCCGCCGGCCGCGCCGCCGGCAGCTCCGGCCGCGGTGGGCGGCAGCAACTGGGTGGGATCGCCACCGGCTTCGATGGCGGCCTGAATGTCCTCCACCTTGGCAACGGCGCCGGCAGCCTCGGCATCGGGGCCTTCCTGGCTGTAGACGTCGGAGTCGAGCACCGCCTGGGCATTGCCGCCCAGATCGAACCAGCCGCCGTCGTTGAACTCGATGGTGACAGCGGCGGCATCGGCGGTGCGGATGACTTCGTCGGCGTAGACGACATCGCCGACCGCCAGGACGCGCTCGACGCCGTCCGCGTTGACCGCGACGACGTGGCCGACGACGGTGGTGACGATGCCGATTTGCTGCGCTGCCATGGGTGTTCTCCCGGTTGAAGATTGCGGCGAAACCGCGGCGCGGTGCTCGGATGGCCCGGCTTGCGGTTTTTACGGGACGCATGATGTGCGCCCTGTGCGGGCTTTGCTATTGGCTAGAAGTCCAAGAGAAACGCTTACGTCTTGACGCTCCCCACTCCCCGGATGGGAAACGTTCGCTGGCTGATCCCCGGAGCGATGGCTGGACAGGCTGAGGAAGTGCTAGTCGCAGGTAAACCGTGATTCCGCGACACATCCGCGACGTTTGCGGCGCATCTTAACGATTGCTAACGGGGGATCCCCGACGGGCCGGCGGGATCCTGCGCACTGCGCCAGGCGTCACGCAGCGGTCACAACCGGCTGCGAATCTGCGCCCCGCCACGACCCGGCCAGCAAGGAGCGTTCCGATGACCCAGTCGATGACCCGGTCCGGGACCGGCAGGCGCGCGCAGGGCGCGCGGCGGTGCGGCGCGGCGCGCCTGCTGACGGGGGCACTGCTGGCCGCGCTGCTGGCGGGCGGGACCTCCGCCGCGCCCGCCGACCCCGCGCTGTGGGCGCCGCGCATGGCCGAGGCGTGGCGCGAGATGCTTGCCGACGCGCGGCCCGCCACCGACACGCCCGCCCTCCATATGCCCCCTGCCTCCGGCGCCGATCCCGCCGCGATCGAGGCCGACATGGCGCGCCTGATCGCCGGCTATGCGGCCGAGCCGCTGCTGGCCGAAAAGGCGCCGCCCGCTTTCGTCCAGGCCGCGCGCCTTGCGCGCGAGGCCGCCAGCCCGGCCAGCCGCGGCGTCATGTATGACCTTGCCCGCGACATCCTGCTGACCGCGCAGATCCTGTCGGGCAAGGATCCGGACGACTTCGCGCCCCTGCGGCTGTGGGCGCAGGCCGACCCGTTCCGGGCCGCGCTGGTGCCCGGGCTGGGGCTTGCCGACAGCGACATCGCGGGGTTCGAGCGCATGAGGGCGCTGGACGCGCAGGCCGGGCTGGGCGTGCTGGGCAACGAGCCCGCGGCCGGTCAGGTGGCCCGCGCCTGGGACGCGCAGGCCGACCAGCCGGTCAACCGGGTGCTGCCGACGCGCCTTCAGGCCTGGGCCGACGGCGTCGAGGCGGCCTGGCCGCGCCTCGACGCCGAGGAACGCGCGCAGGTGCTGGGCGCGCTGACCAACCCCAGGATCCCGCCCGCGGCGCTCTTGGAAAAGGTCATCGGCACGCGCGACGTGATCGGCTGGCTGGCGGCGATCGATGTGCCGCTGACCCCGGCCGAGCGCGAGGCCAGCCCCGAGCTTGTCCATTTCATGCAGATGGGCGCCTTTGCCGGCCCGCTGAAGGCGCCGCTGATGGAAATCGCCCTGCTGCGCGCGGCCCAGGGCGCGGCCGCCGGCGCGGGCGCGGCCGCCGACCAGCTGATGCGGCTGAACAACTGGGGCGCCATGACGGGCGAAATGCACAGCTGGGAATCCTACCGCCACATGACCGAGGGGCAGTAGCCACCGGCGCAGTGGCCCATGAGGATGAAACGCGCCGGATCGGCGACCCATTCGGCAGCGTGACGCTGGACATGCGCCAGCGCGGCGGCGACGTGGCCGGCCTGGGCGATGGGGTCGGCGTCGGGAATCATCGGGCAGTTCACCGAGATGAAGGCGATGCCCTGGGGCGCCCAGCGGACGAGCTTGTTCTTGACGACCTTGGCATGGCGCGTGTCGCCCAGGCGCCAGCCACCGCCATGCACCATGAAGACGACCGGCGCCGGCTGGTCCGGACGGTAGCTCGGCAGGGCGAGGCGCGGCGGGTCGGTTCCGTTGATCAGGGAGCGGCCGTTTCGATTCTAGGCACGTTGCCATTGAGTTCGTTCACGTCGGGCTGGGCGGCTGCGCTTGTTGCGCTCTACGCGAGCTGCTCCACTGGCGACGCTGGTTCTTAACTCCGGGCGCCGCGAATTCGTGCTTGCCGTTTTCCGCACTGCAAAGTAAGCTGGCCGGGTGCCTCTTGGATGTACCAAATGGTTGTTTAATTAACTGTTGGCAAACGGTTTTTTCATGGCAATCACAAATCATGAACCGGTCACGGTCAGCATCGCCCGGCGCGTGCGGCCGGGCAAGGAACAGGCATACGAATCCTGGGTCCGGCAGATCATTGCCGCGGTCTCCCGCTACCCGGGCCACCTCGGAGTGGCGGTGCTCAAACCCGTGCCCGGCGGGCGGGCCGATTACGTGCTGGTGGACCGCTTCGACAGCCTGCAACATCAGCAGAACTGGGAGCAGTCCGCCGAGCGGGCCGGTTTTCTGCAACGCCTGGCGGATCTCACCGAAGGCGAGGAACGCATACAGAAGGTATCCGGCCTCGAATTCTGGTTCTCGCTGCCGGAGGTGCCGGCCGAGGCCGTGCCACACCGGCACAAGATGACGCTGGTCATCACCCTGGCGGTGTTCTGCCTGGGGATGACCCTGAATGGACTGTTCGGTGACCTGTTGCACCAGTTGCCGTTGGTGGTGCGCGTGGCGGTGCTGTCGATCGTGCAGGTCGTGGCGCTCAGTTACCTGCTCATGCCGCGTCTAACGGCACTGCTCAAAAACTGGCTGTACGACAGCCCGTGAAGGCACCACCGCTCCCGCCCGCTGGGGACGCGCTCCGGAGGCGAAACCGTGGGCGCAGTTGTTACCGATTTCGATGGTCAGGTTGAGGCACCACGTATATACCGGGTGAGTGCCGATGGGTTACGGTCTGACGACATCCGCCCATCCTGCGCGGGCCGACCGCCTGCCTTAATCCGGAGTCTGCGCTGAACCTCTACGACCGTTACCTGCTGCCGCTGCTGATCGACGCCGGCTGCGGCCTGAAGGATTTCCAGGCGCTGCGCGCGCTGTTGCTGCCGCAGGCCACCGGCGCGGTGCTGGAAATCGGCATCGGAACCGGGCGCAACCTGCCGTTCTACGATCCGGCGCGGGTCAGCTCGCTGCAGGGTCTCGACCCGGCCGGCCAGATGCACCGCAAGGCGCAAGCGCGCGCCAAGGCAGCCGGGCTTGAGGTGGAGCTGATCGCCCTGTCCGCGGAGCAGATTCCGGCGCCCGATGCCAGCTACGACACGGTGGTCTGTACCTTCACGCTGTGCACCATTCCCGCTCCGGTGACGGCGCTGCGCGAAATGCGGCGCGTGCTCAAGACCGGCGGCAAGCTGCTGTTCTGCGAGCATGGCCGCGCGCCCGAGGCGCCGGTGCAACGCTGGCAGGACCGTCTGACGCCATGGTGGAAGCCCATCGCCGGCGGCTGTCACCTGAACCGCGACGTGCGGGCGATGCTCAGCGCCGGCGGCTTCGTGCCGACGCAAATCGAGTCGAGCTATCTGAGCGGCCCCAAGCCGCTGGTGTACGTGACGCGCGGCGTTGCGGTGGCCGCCTGAACCGGGCCACCCGCTTCGCGCCGAGTGAGCCGCGCTTATTGCGCCTGCGCGCTGAACCAATGCGATATGCCGTCGTGATTCATCGTGCCGAGCGCAACTGCTGACGGTCCGGCCTAGCCACGCATCGCCGGGAACCGCACCCGGCGCGCGCGGTCTATTTTTCGGGAACCTTCAACCCGGAGGACGCAATGACCAGAGACCACGGCCCTTCCATCAAGGACGACGCGCGCTACGAAGAATTGCGCCGGCATGGCTACAGCAAGGAAAAGTCCGCCCGCATCGCCAACACGCCCCGGCACGCGGCCGCCACCCGCGGCGGCAAGGCCGGTGATTACGAAGATCAGACCCGCGCGCTGCTGTACGAGCAGGCCAAGCAGGTCGGCATTGCCGGCCGCTCGCGCATGAATAAGGCCGAACTCATCCACGCGCTGCGCCACCACTGAGGGCCTCGCCGTGCCCCGTCCGGTCTGGCGCGGTCACATTACCTTCGGGCTGGTGAGCATCCCCGTGATGCTATACGCGGCTGAACACCGCAGCGAGCTGCAATTTCGCATGCTCGATTCGCGCAACCACGCCCGCGTGCGCTATGAGCGCGTGAACGAGGAAACCGGTGCCGAGGTGCCGTGGGACCGGATCGTGCGCGCCTTCGAGTACGACGCCGGCAACTACGTCGTGCTCAGCGACGAGGACTTCCAGCGCGCCGCGCCGGAGTCCTCCCACAGCGCAGACATCGAGTGCTTCGTGCCGCAGGATGCGATCTGCGCCAAGTGGTTTGATAAGCCCTACTACCTGGCTCCGGATCGCAAGGCCAAGGGTGAAAAGGGCTACGCGCTGCTGCGCGATGCGCTGAAAAAAAGCCGGCGCGTGGGCATCGCCACGGTGGTGATCCGCACCCGCGCGCACCTCGCCGCGCTCATCCCCGAAGGCGAAGTGCTGCTGCTGAACCTGCTGCGCTATCACCATGAACTGCACGGCGTGGATGACCTCGGCCTGC contains:
- a CDS encoding alpha/beta hydrolase; this encodes MVHGGGWRLGDTRHAKVVKNKLVRWAPQGIAFISVNCPMIPDADPIAQAGHVAAALAHVQRHAAEWVADPARFILMGHCAGGYCPSVMWR
- a CDS encoding Rho termination factor N-terminal domain-containing protein, whose product is MTRDHGPSIKDDARYEELRRHGYSKEKSARIANTPRHAAATRGGKAGDYEDQTRALLYEQAKQVGIAGRSRMNKAELIHALRHH
- a CDS encoding antibiotic biosynthesis monooxygenase; its protein translation is MAITNHEPVTVSIARRVRPGKEQAYESWVRQIIAAVSRYPGHLGVAVLKPVPGGRADYVLVDRFDSLQHQQNWEQSAERAGFLQRLADLTEGEERIQKVSGLEFWFSLPEVPAEAVPHRHKMTLVITLAVFCLGMTLNGLFGDLLHQLPLVVRVAVLSIVQVVALSYLLMPRLTALLKNWLYDSP
- a CDS encoding class I SAM-dependent methyltransferase, which gives rise to MNLYDRYLLPLLIDAGCGLKDFQALRALLLPQATGAVLEIGIGTGRNLPFYDPARVSSLQGLDPAGQMHRKAQARAKAAGLEVELIALSAEQIPAPDASYDTVVCTFTLCTIPAPVTALREMRRVLKTGGKLLFCEHGRAPEAPVQRWQDRLTPWWKPIAGGCHLNRDVRAMLSAGGFVPTQIESSYLSGPKPLVYVTRGVAVAA
- a CDS encoding Ku protein; this translates as MPRPVWRGHITFGLVSIPVMLYAAEHRSELQFRMLDSRNHARVRYERVNEETGAEVPWDRIVRAFEYDAGNYVVLSDEDFQRAAPESSHSADIECFVPQDAICAKWFDKPYYLAPDRKAKGEKGYALLRDALKKSRRVGIATVVIRTRAHLAALIPEGEVLLLNLLRYHHELHGVDDLGLPAGTFEAPKINPRERDMAEQLVESMSGPWRPQDWHDEYRAQLSAYIDQRVAAGQVETSPDDDEAPAPPRSSNVLDMTALLKRSLERRQGKAAPDAPQAKAARKPTARKAPARKPATKARKPASGRKRAA